The genomic segment ACTCGAGCGCGGCGGCCGGTCACGGCGGCAGCGAGAACGTGAACTCCCAGACGACGATCGACGAGACCGGGCGGTCGGCGTCGTCGAGCGCGGGCGTGAACTCGAGCGCGCGGGCGCGGCGCAGCGCCAGCTCGTCGAGGCCGTGGCCCAGGCGCGTGACCAGCGTGGCCTTGACGACCTGGCCGCGCTCGTCGACCACCAGCTTGGCCTTGATCACGCCCTCGGTGCCCAGCGCGCGGGCCTCGGCCGGGTAGTCCTTGCCGGCGTCGAAGTAGTCGAAGTCGCCCTTGGGCTTCGCGCGGGTCTTGATGGCCGCGACCGACACCGGCCGGGCCTGGACCGCGGGCCCGACGCCGCTGCCCGAGCCGCCGCCGGAGCCGCCGCCGCTGCCACCGCCGCCGGTGGGGCCGGTCGGGGGCCGGCCGGTCGCGACCGCCGGACCGTTCCCGCCAGCGCCGAGATCGGGCAGGCGGTAGATCGGCGCGTCGCCGCCGCCGGTGCTCGGCGTGTCCGACGGGGGCGGCGCGGTCTCGGACGGCGGCGGCGTCGCGGTCGTGGCGGCGCGCCGGCGCGTGGTCGGCGGCGCGACCGGGGTCGGGGCGACCAGGTCGGTCGGCGGCGGGGCGGTGGCCACCTCGGGCTCGGCCGGCGGCGGCGGCGGCGGTGGTGGTGGGCGCAGCGCCGCGACGTCGACGTCGACCAGCGAGATCCGCGGCGGCGGCGGCTTGGGCTCGGACTTGTTGACGACCCCCACGGCGTCGACGACCACCGCCGCGATCAGGTGCACGGCGACGGTCGCGGCGATGGTGAGGTGCAGCGTCGTCGCCATGAGCTACTGCGGCGCGACCGCCGGCTGCGGGGTGGTCACGGTCGTCGGCGCGGCCGCGGGATCGTTGGCGAGCGAGATGCTCTCGATACCGGCGGTCTTGGCCAGCTCGATCGCGCCGAAGATCGCGCCGTAGGCGGCGCTGGTGTCACCGACGATGATGGCCTTGGCGTTGGGATCGCGCTTGGCCAGGTCGGTCAGGGTCTGCTTGGCCTTGACGCGGTCGGGGTAGGCCTCGCCCTTGATGTAGACCACGCCGCCCTTGTCGACGGTGATGATCACGGTGCCGGGCACGTCCTGGCCGACCGACGACTTGGGCTTCTCGACCTCGACGCCGCGCTGCACGATCAGGCGCGCCGTGACCATGAAGATCACCAGCAGCACCAGCGCGACGTCGACGAACGGCGTGACGTTGATGTCGGTGATGACCGCGCCGTCGTCGTCCTGGTACAGGCTGCCGCCGGCCATCAGCGGCTCCGCTCGGCGGCGTGGGCGGCGGCCAGCACCGCGTGGGCCATCTCGTCGGCGCCGCCCATGACCACCTTGAGCCGGCGGCTGAAGAAGTTGTAGGCGACGACCGCCGGGATCGCGACCAGCAGGCCGATCGCGGTGGCGGTGAGGGCCTCGGCGATGCCGGCCATGACCGCGGTCTCGCTGCCGGTGGTGGCCGCCTTGAGATCGTCGAACGCCTTGATCACGCCGAGCACGGTGCCGAACAGCCCGACGAACGGGACGTTGTTGCCGAGGGTGCCGAGCACGATCAGGTTCTTGTCGGCGTCGCGGCGCCAGCGCGCGCGCTCGCCGTGCATGGCCTCGGCGGCGGCGGCGGGGCCCCCGGCCAGGGCCTCGAGCCCGGTGGCCGCGACCTGCAGCGGGATCGCCGGCGACGCGCGCCAGCGCTTGGCCAGCGCGGCCCGGGCCTCGTCGTCGGTGGCGCGGGCCAGCTCGCCGCGCGCGCTCGCGGTGTCGCCGTCGCGGTGGCGGAACCACAGCGCGCGATCGACCATGATCGCGATCGACACGACCGACAGGACGATCAGGAGCCACATCACCCACTCGGCACCGAGGAGCGCGAAGTCGACGAACGATTGCGTGAGGTTCATGGGCGGGCTACTCGAGAGGTTGGTCGGAGGGATCGGCCGCGGCACCGGCGCCGCGGTCGGCGGGAGAGTCGTCGAGCGCGTCGGCGTCGGCGGGCGCGGCGTCGGCGCCGAACCCGTCCGGGCACTTTTGCACCTCGCGCAGGATCGCGGTGGCGTAGGCGCCGGCGGGCAGTGAAAACGTGACGCGGATCGCGTCGGGCGCGACCACCTCGACCGCGGTGCCGGCCAGCGCGAGGAAGCCGACCCGCCGGGTGCCGCTGGCGAGGCCGCCGAGGCGGGCGAAGTCGGCCGGGCCCAGGCCGATCGCGTCGAGCAGCCGGGCCTCGCGCACGTGCGCGGGCGAGCCGTCGGGCGGCGACCTCATCGCCGCGCCGAACATCGGTCCGGTCAGCGCCACCTCGCCGGCGTCGAGCCGCGGCTGATCGATCTCGGGCTCGCTCGACACGAACATGCCGCCGGTGGCCGGCTTGGTCAGCACGTCGCCGGCGAGCACGGTGCGGTCGAGCCCGTCGGCGAGGCGCTCGCACAGCCACTGGTTGAACAGGTGC from the Myxococcales bacterium genome contains:
- a CDS encoding biopolymer transporter ExbD, which translates into the protein MAGGSLYQDDDGAVITDINVTPFVDVALVLLVIFMVTARLIVQRGVEVEKPKSSVGQDVPGTVIITVDKGGVVYIKGEAYPDRVKAKQTLTDLAKRDPNAKAIIVGDTSAAYGAIFGAIELAKTAGIESISLANDPAAAPTTVTTPQPAVAPQ
- a CDS encoding TonB family protein — encoded protein: MATTLHLTIAATVAVHLIAAVVVDAVGVVNKSEPKPPPPRISLVDVDVAALRPPPPPPPPPAEPEVATAPPPTDLVAPTPVAPPTTRRRAATTATPPPSETAPPPSDTPSTGGGDAPIYRLPDLGAGGNGPAVATGRPPTGPTGGGGSGGGSGGGSGSGVGPAVQARPVSVAAIKTRAKPKGDFDYFDAGKDYPAEARALGTEGVIKAKLVVDERGQVVKATLVTRLGHGLDELALRRARALEFTPALDDADRPVSSIVVWEFTFSLPP
- a CDS encoding MotA/TolQ/ExbB proton channel family protein → MNLTQSFVDFALLGAEWVMWLLIVLSVVSIAIMVDRALWFRHRDGDTASARGELARATDDEARAALAKRWRASPAIPLQVAATGLEALAGGPAAAAEAMHGERARWRRDADKNLIVLGTLGNNVPFVGLFGTVLGVIKAFDDLKAATTGSETAVMAGIAEALTATAIGLLVAIPAVVAYNFFSRRLKVVMGGADEMAHAVLAAAHAAERSR